The following coding sequences are from one Primulina eburnea isolate SZY01 chromosome 15, ASM2296580v1, whole genome shotgun sequence window:
- the LOC140814504 gene encoding uncharacterized protein, with protein MAAVRHTVVLAIILVLQSYLSTTNSAPLFGNLCQESNLCGKGNCLASNNSAFGYTCECDSGWKQSGDRDDESLKFLPCVIPNCSFSDDCFNASAPVPNNDKPASSFLDPCFWTDCRGGKCVKTSAFRSTCVCGDGYYNLFNATNFPCYKQCAFGADCTSLGISLGNTSTSSSTATPSSSNGGESLIRRAGVVSSSGMMTLLAMVVCHFV; from the exons ATGGCTGCGGTTCGTCACACTGTTGTTCTTGCAATTATCCTTGTTCTTCAATCTTATTTGAGCACAACCAATTCCGCCCCTTTGTTTG GGAATTTGTGCCAAGAAAGTAATCTGTGCGGGAAGGGAAATTGCTTAGCTTCAAATAATAGCGCTTTTGGTTATACATGTGAATGCGATTCTGGTTGGAAACAAAGTGGTGATCGAGACGATGAATCTCTCAAGTTCTTGCCTTGTGTGATTCCCAATT GTTCATTTAGCGACGACTGCTTCAATGCCTCAGCACCGGTGCCTAACAACGACAAGCCTGCTTCATCGTTCTTGGATC CATGCTTCTGGACCGATTGTAGAGGTGGGAAATGCGTGAAAACCTCTGCGTTCAGATCTACTTGCGTATGTGGAGACGGCTACTACAATTTGTTCAATGCCACTAATTTCCCATGCTACAAACAAT GTGCATTCGGAGCGGATTGCACAAGTCTTGGAATCAGCTTGGGCAACACATCAACTTCATCTTCCACTGCAACCCCCAGTAGTAGCAACG GGGGGGAAAGCTTGATCAGGAGGGCTGGAGTTGTGTCTTCGAGTGGCATGATGACACTTTTGGCCATGGTTGTGTGCCACtttgtttaa
- the LOC140814908 gene encoding uncharacterized protein, with protein sequence MGESEETAAKISLKDQGNEFFKAGNYLKAAALYTQAIKQDASNPTLYSNRAAAFLNLVKLNKALADAETTISLKPDWEKGYFRKGCVLEAMENYEDALDAFQLALKYNSQSSEVSRKIKRLTQLARDKKRAQEVENMRSNVDMAKHLDSVKSEMAGNDSCDEIFALLVETMETAIKSWHETSTVPPRVYFLLDKEKTDTEKYAPAVNIDKAFESPHTHGSCFSFLRQYAEDSFARAACLVAPKSIISYPQVWKGQGSRKWKHGQNDGFFFQFESLSLRKIWFVPSSGEKGQTLCRDPVTLDVSVHEILPRLFK encoded by the exons ATGGGTGAATCAGAAGAAACAGCAGCGAAGATTTCATTGAAAGATCAGGGAAATGAATTTTTTAAAGCCGGGAATTATCTCAAAGCTGCTGCGCTCTATACTCAGGCTATCAAGCAGGACGCCTCAAATCCCACTCTTTATAg CAATCGCGCTGCAGCATTTCTGAATTTGGTAAAACTTAACAAAGCACTTGCTGATGCTGAGACAACAATCTCTTTAAAGCCAGATTGGGAAAAG GGTTATTTCAGGAAAGGGTGTGTCTTGGAGGCTATGGAAAACTATGAGGAT GCCTTAGATGCATTTCAATTAGCCTTGAAATACAACTCACAAAGTTCCGAGGTGTCAAGAAAAATCAAGAGGCTCACACAATTGGCCAGGGATAAGAAACGAGCTCAAGAAGTGGAAAATATGAGATCAAATGTTGATATGGCAAAACATTTGGATTCAGTCAAATCAGAAATG GCTGGAAATGATTCTTGCGACGAGATCTTTGCTTTGCTAGTTGAAACAATGGAGACGGCCATAAAATCTTGGCATGAAACTTCTACTGTGCCTCCTAGAGTTTATTTCCTGCTTGACAAGGAAAAGACAGACACTGAAAAATATGCGCCAGCTGTTAATATTGATAAG GCATTTGAATCACCACATACACATGGCAGCTGTTTTTCATTCCTCAGGCAGTATGCTGAAGATTCTTTCGCTAGAGCTGCTTGCTTAGTGGCACCCAAAAGCATAATTTCCTATCCTCAG GTGTGGAAGGGTCAGGGATCAAGAAAATGGAAGCATGGACAGAATGATGGTTTCTTTTTTCAATTTGAATCACTTTCTTTGCGAAAAATATGGTTTGTTCCAAGTTCTGGTGAGAAGGGGCAAACCTTGTGCAG GGATCCTGTTACCTTAGACGTCAGCGTGCATGAAATTCTCCCTCGATTATTCAAGTAA